A window of Clostridium sp. 'White wine YQ' contains these coding sequences:
- a CDS encoding leucine-rich repeat protein yields MNDFSSKLMRLIEDNISKGKYVQKNIEVSAATGDQYFVFQLRSDGGYSIFAKADVEMPKEIEIPSQFSNKPVVSIGKNAFSNSENRVVKNQKIESITIPESIMNISDEAMKDCKSLLKVIIFGNRVPTLGKNVFLNTPKELAIYVPVGMVDVYKNDPSWSAYRDKIQAIDEPSPGETPNQEGLVNTVVTTVVDSKDVSISYNFYFLNITNSTVVNDDENYDVKSFDDIDK; encoded by the coding sequence ATGAATGACTTTAGTAGCAAACTAATGAGATTAATTGAAGATAATATAAGTAAGGGAAAATATGTGCAAAAAAATATTGAAGTTTCAGCTGCCACAGGAGATCAATATTTCGTCTTTCAATTAAGAAGTGATGGAGGTTATTCAATATTTGCAAAAGCTGATGTAGAAATGCCTAAAGAAATAGAAATCCCTAGTCAATTTAGTAATAAACCAGTGGTTTCAATTGGTAAAAATGCATTTAGCAATAGTGAAAATAGAGTAGTAAAGAATCAAAAAATTGAGAGTATAACTATACCAGAATCAATAATGAATATCTCAGATGAAGCTATGAAAGATTGTAAAAGCCTTTTAAAAGTTATTATTTTTGGAAATAGGGTGCCAACCCTAGGCAAAAATGTTTTCTTGAATACACCTAAAGAATTAGCAATATACGTTCCAGTAGGCATGGTGGATGTTTATAAAAATGATCCAAGCTGGAGTGCTTATAGGGATAAAATTCAAGCAATAGATGAGCCTTCACCAGGGGAAACACCAAATCAAGAAGGGTTAGTTAATACTGTAGTTACAACAGTAGTTGATAGTAAAGATGTTTCAATATCTTATAATTTCTATTTCTTAAACATTACTAATTCTACAGTTGTGAATGATGATGAAAATTATGATGTTAAGAGCTTTGATGATATAGATAAGTAA
- a CDS encoding SDR family NAD(P)-dependent oxidoreductase codes for MFELKGKIAVVTGASSGLGKDAALAYAKEGVNLCLLARRIEKLEDLEKEIEALGVKAISIKCDVTKEEEVKAAIEKAVNEFGRIDILLNNAGIAVRGGVDTLSEEDWNRSMDTNVKGIYLVSKYVIPIMKKQNYGKVVNISSINALLADKNDIFIRHSYNASKAAVIGLSRGMAASYAQFGITVNAVCPGLFESEMTENTLFKSEEFLTKYNMLCPANRPAKRGELNGTILYFSSDASSYVTGQHIVVDGGLSIV; via the coding sequence ATGTTTGAATTAAAGGGTAAAATAGCTGTAGTTACTGGAGCCTCAAGTGGACTCGGAAAAGATGCAGCCTTAGCTTATGCAAAGGAAGGCGTTAACTTATGTCTTTTAGCAAGGAGAATAGAAAAACTTGAGGATCTTGAAAAAGAAATAGAGGCTTTGGGAGTTAAGGCAATTTCAATTAAATGCGATGTGACTAAGGAAGAAGAAGTTAAAGCTGCAATAGAAAAGGCAGTTAATGAATTTGGCAGGATAGATATTTTACTTAATAATGCTGGAATAGCAGTTCGTGGTGGAGTTGACACTTTAAGTGAGGAAGACTGGAATAGAAGTATGGATACTAATGTTAAGGGGATTTACTTAGTTAGTAAATACGTAATTCCAATTATGAAAAAACAAAACTACGGTAAGGTAGTTAATATTAGTTCTATTAATGCGTTACTTGCAGATAAAAATGATATATTTATAAGGCATTCTTATAATGCATCTAAAGCAGCTGTAATTGGACTTTCAAGAGGAATGGCAGCATCTTATGCTCAATTTGGAATTACTGTAAATGCTGTATGTCCAGGATTATTTGAATCTGAAATGACAGAAAATACTTTATTTAAGTCAGAGGAGTTCTTAACAAAATATAATATGCTTTGCCCAGCAAATAGACCAGCTAAAAGGGGAGAATTAAATGGAACTATTCTTTATTTCTCTTCCGATGCATCAAGTTATGTAACAGGTCAGCATATTGTAGTAGATGGTGGATTATCAATAGTGTAG
- a CDS encoding Cache 3/Cache 2 fusion domain-containing protein: MKIKYKLIISYLGLIIFAVSVLGFLIAERSQKAVLTEVNEKSQRLTESICTTLSVRNDLLTEKSYGDLNFAMSILNDFDALRVEYNETVKVGDFNLPVLYAGKQRLSLDNTVVDKLKQSTGTVGSIFLLYDNKLIRVSSTISEEDKSIIGTYIPSDSLAYKKILNKEEYTGDIVIRNNAYITRMKPLLDKDNKVIGAIGIGNKVINDYLEETLSNIKLGQTGYAYILDSDGNVIVHPYDKGKNVKNHDFVQNMHTNNSGKIEYTYNGIKKVGYYKYFEPWHWYIVTSANFDELNSSAISIYETTLLTGLGIVILGGIIALIIAHNLVKPINKLKDCVEIAGKGDLSVRCDIDSKDEIGILSNSFNNMLAENKCLLEKTVQYDKLKTEFIANMSHELRTPLNIIFSTAQLFDVFINSGDEVDIKKIKGYTGSIKQNCYRLLRLVNNLIDVTKIDSGFVSLELMNANIVQVVEDITQSTAEYVQNMSRTIIFDTDVEEKIMAFDPAKLERILLNLISNATKFTSPGDSIEVSLFDKENHVIISVKDTGIGIPEERIPELFQRFKQIDPLLSRSHEGSGIGLSIVRGLVEMHGGTIGVKSIYGEGTEFNIYLPAKVISDEQETKVDNNLNDQSKVEKIKIEFSDIYK; the protein is encoded by the coding sequence ATGAAAATTAAGTATAAGCTTATTATAAGCTATTTAGGGTTAATTATATTTGCTGTAAGTGTATTAGGATTTCTTATTGCAGAAAGATCCCAAAAGGCAGTATTAACAGAGGTAAATGAAAAAAGTCAGCGTTTAACAGAATCAATATGTACGACACTTAGTGTAAGAAATGATTTGCTCACAGAAAAATCCTATGGGGATTTAAACTTTGCCATGTCTATTTTAAATGATTTTGATGCATTGAGGGTAGAGTATAATGAAACTGTAAAAGTTGGAGATTTTAATTTGCCAGTTTTGTATGCTGGAAAGCAGAGATTGTCATTAGACAATACAGTAGTTGATAAGCTTAAACAATCTACTGGTACAGTTGGATCTATATTTCTACTTTATGATAATAAATTAATTAGAGTTTCAAGTACAATTTCAGAAGAAGATAAAAGTATAATAGGTACTTATATACCTAGTGATTCTCTAGCTTATAAAAAGATACTTAATAAAGAAGAATATACCGGAGATATAGTTATACGAAATAATGCATATATAACAAGAATGAAACCATTGCTTGATAAAGACAACAAAGTAATAGGGGCAATAGGTATTGGAAATAAAGTTATTAATGATTATCTAGAGGAAACCTTAAGCAATATAAAATTAGGACAAACTGGTTATGCATATATATTAGATTCAGATGGGAATGTAATTGTTCACCCTTATGATAAAGGGAAAAATGTGAAAAATCATGATTTTGTACAGAATATGCATACAAATAATAGCGGGAAAATTGAGTATACATATAATGGGATAAAAAAAGTAGGATATTATAAATACTTTGAGCCTTGGCATTGGTATATTGTAACTTCAGCCAATTTTGATGAACTTAATTCTTCAGCAATATCAATTTATGAAACCACACTATTAACAGGATTAGGGATAGTTATACTAGGAGGAATTATAGCATTAATAATAGCTCATAACTTAGTAAAACCTATAAATAAATTAAAAGACTGCGTGGAGATAGCGGGAAAAGGAGATCTATCAGTAAGATGTGATATAGATAGCAAAGATGAAATAGGGATTCTCTCAAATAGTTTTAATAATATGCTAGCAGAAAATAAGTGTTTGCTTGAAAAAACAGTACAGTATGATAAGTTAAAAACAGAATTTATAGCAAATATGTCTCATGAATTAAGAACACCACTTAATATTATATTTTCAACTGCTCAACTATTTGATGTATTTATTAATAGTGGTGACGAAGTAGACATTAAGAAAATTAAAGGTTACACTGGAAGTATAAAACAAAATTGTTATAGATTATTGAGATTAGTAAACAATCTTATTGATGTTACCAAGATTGATTCAGGTTTTGTAAGTTTAGAATTAATGAATGCAAATATAGTACAAGTTGTAGAAGATATAACACAATCAACAGCTGAGTATGTACAAAACATGTCAAGAACAATAATATTTGATACAGATGTAGAAGAAAAAATTATGGCCTTTGACCCAGCGAAACTTGAGAGGATTTTACTTAACTTAATTTCTAATGCAACTAAATTCACTAGTCCAGGAGATAGTATAGAAGTATCTTTATTCGATAAGGAGAATCATGTAATTATTTCTGTAAAAGATACAGGAATAGGCATACCAGAAGAAAGAATACCGGAGCTTTTCCAAAGATTTAAGCAGATAGATCCACTGTTAAGTAGAAGCCATGAAGGAAGTGGAATAGGATTATCTATAGTTAGAGGATTAGTTGAAATGCATGGGGGAACAATTGGAGTAAAAAGTATATATGGAGAAGGAACAGAATTTAATATATATCTTCCAGCTAAGGTTATTTCAGATGAACAAGAGACTAAGGTTGATAATAATTTAAATGATCAATCTAAAGTTGAAAAAATTAAAATAGAATTCTCGGATATTTATAAATAA
- a CDS encoding sugar ABC transporter substrate-binding protein: MYLSIPEDLSIIARYINKESLNIEYLEILYECKHREHEVIGVTLPNQRELRWVRDKEAMEDEAKQQNVLLKIVYSEFNLKKQDEQVEELIKEGVDLLIITPVVPEVEAELVKDAHNEGIKVISYEELIKNSDVDLFIAFNNLMIGELQGKYLTKKVPRGNYIILSGDAGGNSFKRGAMEYIQPLVSRGEIRIVTDKIVDNWDPKNGYNIVKESLMANNNRVDAILAPNDAIAGAAIEALKEQGLAGRVAVTGQDADIDAIRRIIDGTQSMTVFKDTRQLGKTAIDVAIKFMRGEAIETTDTVNNGKVDVPSILLTPVSVDSSNVNTAILGTGFYKFEDVYKRLYSNYLNV; this comes from the coding sequence TTGTATTTATCGATACCTGAGGATTTAAGTATTATAGCTAGATATATTAATAAAGAGAGCTTAAACATAGAGTATTTAGAAATATTATATGAATGTAAGCACAGAGAGCATGAAGTGATAGGTGTAACTTTGCCTAATCAGAGAGAATTAAGATGGGTTAGGGATAAGGAAGCCATGGAAGATGAGGCAAAGCAACAAAATGTTTTATTAAAGATAGTATATTCTGAATTTAATTTAAAGAAACAAGATGAGCAAGTAGAAGAATTAATAAAAGAAGGAGTGGATCTACTAATAATAACGCCAGTGGTTCCAGAAGTTGAAGCTGAATTAGTTAAGGATGCTCATAATGAAGGTATTAAAGTGATTTCTTATGAAGAACTAATAAAAAATTCTGATGTAGATTTATTTATAGCTTTTAATAATTTAATGATTGGAGAACTTCAAGGAAAGTATCTCACAAAAAAAGTTCCAAGGGGTAATTATATTATTCTCTCTGGTGATGCTGGGGGAAATTCTTTTAAGAGGGGAGCAATGGAATATATACAGCCTCTAGTTAGTAGAGGGGAGATAAGAATAGTTACAGATAAGATAGTAGATAATTGGGATCCAAAGAATGGCTATAATATAGTAAAAGAATCATTAATGGCAAATAATAATAGAGTAGATGCAATCTTAGCTCCTAATGATGCTATTGCAGGGGCAGCAATTGAGGCGTTAAAGGAGCAAGGCTTAGCGGGAAGGGTTGCTGTAACAGGGCAAGATGCAGATATAGATGCAATTAGAAGAATAATTGATGGAACTCAATCTATGACTGTTTTTAAAGATACAAGACAACTAGGAAAAACTGCAATAGACGTAGCTATAAAATTTATGAGGGGAGAAGCAATAGAAACAACTGATACAGTAAATAATGGTAAGGTAGATGTGCCATCTATTTTACTTACGCCAGTAAGTGTGGATAGTTCTAATGTAAACACAGCTATTTTAGGAACAGGATTTTATAAATTTGAAGATGTTTATAAAAGATTGTATAGTAACTACTTAAATGTATAG
- a CDS encoding DUF1259 domain-containing protein, with the protein MDNFFNLGEENSNLDNDNFINNDNFINNDNLINNDNQINNENFINNNNFINNDPLNRNLNCCNRECTVCRRFASILRSNIFVDRNNLCVVGFNRNLNVEILGRRTRSPLAIGARFSFENPDRNGRTLNLGEVPLLQQEVNAFVGALRRVGIIVTSINSRWLFDTPRLVYVNFESIDCPLDFARKVAQALRAISC; encoded by the coding sequence ATGGATAACTTTTTTAACCTTGGTGAAGAAAATTCAAATTTAGACAATGATAACTTCATAAACAATGATAACTTCATAAACAATGATAACTTGATAAATAATGATAACCAGATAAACAATGAAAATTTCATAAACAATAATAATTTTATAAACAATGATCCGTTGAACAGAAATCTAAACTGTTGCAATAGAGAATGCACTGTTTGCAGAAGATTCGCATCAATATTGAGGTCTAATATCTTTGTAGATAGAAATAACTTGTGCGTAGTAGGCTTTAATAGAAACTTAAACGTTGAAATACTTGGAAGAAGAACTCGTTCACCTTTAGCAATAGGTGCAAGATTTTCTTTTGAGAATCCTGATAGGAATGGAAGAACACTAAATCTAGGAGAAGTACCTTTATTGCAGCAGGAGGTCAATGCTTTTGTTGGTGCACTTAGAAGAGTTGGTATAATCGTTACTTCAATTAACAGCCGTTGGTTATTTGATACTCCAAGACTTGTATATGTTAATTTTGAATCTATAGACTGTCCATTAGATTTTGCAAGGAAAGTAGCGCAAGCTTTAAGAGCAATTAGTTGCTAG
- a CDS encoding endonuclease/exonuclease/phosphatase family protein, whose protein sequence is MLPLDKIGLTVMTWNIYQGEDVTPIFMATPQQIPERVTEAYRQFLATNFPERAKAIASQIALKKPDLIGLQEAVIVELIPPNAKKVVFNFIDILLYELAKKGVRYRVAAQNFNANVVLPASTGNLVRLIDRDAILIRRDSDVEVISKQEANFTTNLQVQIGGKTVTLLQGWSYINACIKGKKFRLINTHLQPLDLQVQVAQANELLAGPANTNLPLILLGDFNSNAYVGLTYNNLIAAGLSDTWVVGGVGNGFTAHQDSDVLNALSTLSERIDLILVKKNINWNVLKDELVGEAQEDRTFTRLWPSDHASVVSRLDLKC, encoded by the coding sequence ATGCTTCCATTGGATAAAATAGGACTTACAGTAATGACTTGGAATATTTATCAAGGTGAAGACGTAACACCTATATTTATGGCGACACCTCAGCAAATCCCAGAGCGTGTTACAGAGGCTTATCGTCAATTCCTTGCTACCAATTTTCCAGAAAGAGCAAAGGCAATAGCTAGCCAGATAGCATTAAAGAAGCCAGATCTTATTGGTTTACAAGAAGCTGTTATTGTTGAGCTAATTCCTCCAAATGCAAAAAAAGTTGTTTTTAATTTTATAGATATTCTTCTTTATGAATTAGCAAAGAAAGGCGTTAGGTATAGAGTTGCAGCACAAAACTTCAATGCAAATGTTGTACTTCCTGCAAGTACAGGAAATCTAGTTAGATTAATTGATAGGGATGCTATTTTAATTCGTAGGGATAGTGATGTAGAGGTTATTAGTAAACAAGAAGCTAATTTTACAACTAATCTTCAAGTTCAAATAGGAGGGAAAACAGTTACACTTCTACAGGGCTGGTCATATATTAATGCTTGTATTAAAGGAAAGAAGTTCAGACTCATTAATACTCATCTTCAACCGCTTGATTTACAAGTGCAAGTTGCTCAGGCAAATGAACTATTAGCAGGCCCAGCAAATACAAATCTTCCTCTTATTCTTTTGGGTGACTTTAATTCAAATGCTTATGTTGGATTAACCTATAATAATTTAATAGCAGCAGGTTTATCAGATACTTGGGTTGTAGGTGGCGTTGGGAATGGATTTACTGCCCACCAAGATAGTGATGTGCTAAATGCTCTATCTACCTTAAGTGAAAGAATTGACTTGATCTTAGTTAAGAAGAATATTAATTGGAATGTACTGAAGGATGAATTAGTTGGTGAAGCTCAAGAAGATAGAACTTTTACTAGGCTTTGGCCATCAGATCATGCTAGTGTGGTTTCTAGATTAGACTTAAAGTGCTAG
- a CDS encoding biosynthetic peptidoglycan transglycosylase — MAKDKKRRKKRGCLLTLFKFLIFILVVLCIGWFGLKFYFTNINKIDDKIRANVNTSIEENNSKYLSYNEIPEMYKKALIATEDRSFLKNPGVDPKGIARAVYVDIKSGELVQGGSTITQQLVHNTLLSSRTKQLQWKLLEGIYAIGVYDTMSKEETLALYSNIVYFGHGAYGLYMASENYFGRKPSELNSGELTMLAGLPNAPSSYDPYNNFILARERQKQVIQSMVDSKVISEAEGNEIYNKQIRLK; from the coding sequence ATGGCAAAGGATAAAAAGAGACGTAAAAAAAGAGGCTGCCTGCTAACTTTGTTTAAATTCCTTATTTTTATACTTGTAGTTTTATGCATAGGATGGTTTGGACTTAAATTTTATTTTACTAATATAAACAAGATTGATGATAAGATACGTGCCAATGTAAATACTAGCATAGAAGAAAATAACAGTAAGTATTTAAGTTATAATGAGATACCTGAAATGTATAAGAAAGCATTAATAGCTACAGAAGACCGAAGTTTCTTAAAGAATCCAGGTGTTGACCCAAAGGGGATAGCTAGAGCAGTATATGTAGATATCAAAAGCGGAGAGCTTGTCCAAGGAGGCTCTACAATAACTCAGCAGTTAGTTCATAATACTCTTTTAAGTAGCAGAACAAAGCAATTACAGTGGAAGCTACTTGAGGGAATCTATGCAATTGGAGTGTATGATACCATGAGTAAAGAAGAAACCTTAGCCTTATATTCTAATATAGTTTATTTTGGACATGGAGCTTATGGATTATATATGGCTTCAGAGAACTATTTTGGAAGGAAACCATCAGAATTAAATTCAGGAGAACTTACTATGCTAGCTGGACTTCCTAATGCTCCAAGTAGTTATGATCCATATAATAACTTTATACTAGCTAGAGAAAGGCAAAAGCAAGTAATACAAAGTATGGTGGATAGTAAGGTAATAAGTGAAGCAGAAGGAAATGAAATTTATAATAAACAAATAAGATTGAAATAG
- a CDS encoding ABC transporter permease translates to MGLFDIAFKNIKRNFYNYFLYFVSMIFSIMIYFTFTSIQYNTKVQEAVGSSVNFAAVFKAAAIVVAVFVSIFIWYSNSFFIRKRKKEVALYSLLGIRKKEIGRMLFYENIVMGILALIAGILVGGLLSKLFIMLLIKLMGFSASISFMIPIKAVINTAIIFSILFLLTSINGYRLIYKFKLIELFKAENEGEREPKASLIRSALAIIFIAAGYLLYTKGPLALSVFAIPVTLILTVIGTFLLFSSLTLLVIKLSKKNKRRYYSGINMVGTSQLLYRIKGSARTLAIIAVLSAATLTAMEVSSSFYYDLTINLQKNHAFTYAFASNNTSLDKNVEDIISKYPKNKILSSVDMNFAKVHGFWVDADQASNFYLISESNYNKVASARGLKDMVELNSNDEVVIYDEILNFTTKNNYAGKTINIDTNNQKQTLKVKDYKDYSLVNTGMIRRVVVVKDEVYNKYYLKDNLYRIKGYITDNKKDSEELTNEFIRLINNKLPKTDGSYFNYSAYYEDYRAGLTYSGLIIFIGAFLGLVFLVATGSIIFFKQLSEASDDKNRYEILRKIGVTNKEIKSSISKQIFMVFALPLVIGIIHSLVASTLLAKITRLNLTLPIIITIGAYTIIYMIYYFLTVNSYYDIINSKRYA, encoded by the coding sequence ATGGGCTTATTTGATATTGCCTTTAAAAATATAAAAAGAAATTTTTACAACTACTTTTTATACTTTGTATCGATGATATTTAGTATAATGATTTACTTTACTTTTACCTCAATTCAATATAATACAAAGGTTCAAGAGGCTGTAGGATCTTCGGTGAATTTTGCAGCAGTATTTAAGGCAGCAGCTATAGTGGTTGCAGTGTTTGTTTCCATATTTATTTGGTATTCTAATTCTTTCTTTATTAGAAAAAGAAAGAAGGAAGTTGCGCTTTATTCTTTACTTGGAATTAGAAAAAAAGAAATAGGAAGAATGCTTTTCTATGAAAACATTGTTATGGGTATACTTGCCCTTATCGCTGGTATTCTTGTTGGAGGCTTACTTTCTAAGCTATTTATAATGTTACTTATTAAACTTATGGGCTTTTCTGCAAGTATTTCATTTATGATACCTATTAAGGCTGTTATAAATACAGCTATAATATTTTCAATATTGTTCCTCCTAACTTCAATTAACGGCTATAGACTAATATATAAATTTAAGCTTATAGAGCTATTTAAGGCTGAAAATGAAGGGGAAAGAGAGCCAAAGGCATCTCTAATTAGATCAGCATTAGCTATTATATTTATAGCTGCAGGTTATTTATTATATACAAAAGGACCATTGGCTTTAAGTGTATTTGCCATACCAGTAACTTTAATACTTACTGTAATAGGAACCTTCTTACTTTTCTCTTCCTTGACTTTACTAGTTATTAAACTTTCAAAGAAGAATAAGAGAAGATACTATAGCGGTATAAACATGGTAGGAACTTCTCAGCTTTTATATAGAATCAAAGGAAGTGCTAGAACTTTAGCAATAATTGCAGTATTGAGCGCAGCAACTTTAACTGCAATGGAGGTATCTTCAAGTTTCTATTATGACCTTACAATTAATTTGCAAAAAAATCATGCCTTTACGTATGCATTTGCAAGCAATAATACATCCTTAGATAAAAATGTAGAGGATATAATTTCAAAGTATCCTAAAAATAAAATATTATCATCTGTAGATATGAACTTTGCCAAAGTTCATGGATTTTGGGTAGATGCAGACCAGGCGTCAAACTTTTATTTAATATCAGAAAGTAACTATAATAAAGTTGCAAGTGCACGTGGATTAAAGGATATGGTAGAGTTAAATAGTAATGATGAAGTTGTAATTTACGATGAGATTTTAAACTTTACTACAAAAAACAATTATGCAGGTAAGACAATTAATATAGATACTAATAATCAGAAGCAGACCCTAAAAGTTAAAGACTATAAAGACTATTCTCTTGTAAACACAGGAATGATTAGAAGAGTAGTAGTTGTAAAAGACGAAGTTTATAATAAGTATTACTTAAAAGACAATCTATATAGAATAAAGGGATATATTACTGATAATAAAAAGGATAGCGAAGAGCTTACTAATGAATTTATAAGATTAATCAATAATAAACTACCTAAAACAGATGGAAGCTATTTTAACTATTCTGCATATTATGAGGATTATAGAGCAGGGCTTACTTATTCAGGGCTTATAATTTTTATAGGAGCATTCTTAGGTCTTGTATTCTTAGTTGCTACAGGTAGCATAATCTTCTTTAAACAATTATCAGAGGCTAGTGATGATAAAAATAGATATGAAATCCTAAGAAAGATTGGGGTCACAAACAAGGAAATTAAATCATCTATAAGCAAACAGATTTTTATGGTTTTTGCTCTTCCTTTAGTAATAGGAATAATACACAGCTTAGTTGCATCAACTCTTTTGGCAAAAATCACTAGATTAAATTTAACATTGCCTATAATTATAACTATAGGTGCATACACAATTATTTACATGATTTATTATTTCCTAACTGTAAATTCATACTACGATATTATTAACTCAAAAAGATATGCTTAA